TCGGTCTCGGCGTCCCAGAGGCTGATGTGAAAGTGGGCGCCGTTGCCGGTCAGATGGGAGAAGGGCTTGGGCATGAAGGTCGCCGTCAATCCCCGCTCCTCGGCCAGGGCCTTGACCATCCAGCGGTAGAAGGTGTGGCGGTCGGCGGTCCGGAGGGCGTCGGAATAGGTCCAGTTGATCTCGAACTGGCAGTTGGCGTCCTCGTGGTCGTTGGCGTAGGGGCCCCAGCCCATCTGGTCCAGGTACCGGACCAGGGTCGTCATCAGGTCCAGGCTCCGGTTGAGCGCCGTCAGGTCGTAGCACGGCTTGTCCAGGCGGTCCAAAGGATCGAAGGGGGCGTAGCCGCCGTCCTCACCCCTCCGGAGCAGCATGAATTCGGGCTCGACTCCCACCTTGAGGACATATCCCTTTTGGCGCGCCTGCTCCAGGTTGTTCTGCAGAATCGTCCTGGGGCAGTAGGGCCACGGTTTCTCGTCCACTTGGATGTTGGAAGCCACCCAGGCCAGGTTGGGACGCCAGAGAATCCGGGTCACGCTGGAGAAGTCGGGGATGGCGATCATGTCGGTGTCGTGCGGACCCTGGCCCATGTTCCCGGCTGCGAATCCGGCGAATCCGGCGCTGCCGGCGGCCATGTCGTCGATGCGCTTGGCCGGCACCAGCTTGGCCTTGGGCATACCCCCCATCTCCACGAAGGAACAGAGAAAGAATTCGAGTTCGCCCGCGTCCACCAGTCTTCGAGTCTCTTCCAGTCCGCTCATGATTTCTCCCCTGATTCAGTTGTGTTTCGGACCCCAATCGTGCCGGGGTTTCCGGTTCTCTGCGACTGCGTCGACGCCCCCGGCGTAGTGCGGAGAGTACGCTTCCGGGGGCTCCGGTTGCAAGCCCCCGCCTCCGTCCGGTCTCTAGTGCGAGACGGCGGCCGAGGCCTTCTCTCCGACCAGCCGGTTTTCGTGAAAGCGGGTCAAGCAAAAGGCCTTGATCAACTCGGGCGTCCTTCCGGTGGCGATCAGCTCCGCCAGGCACTTGCCGCCGGCCGGACCCGCCTTGAACCCATAGGTGCCCCACCCCACGTCCATGAAGAAGCCGCCGACTTCCGGGTGTTCGTCGATGATGGGACTGTAGTCGGGCGTCATGTCGCAGATCCCTCCCCACTGGCGCAGGACCTTGACCTGGTGCAGATCGGGAAACAGCTCCAAAGCGTGGAACGCCATCGACTTGAGCGTGGGCAGGGTGGAGCCCAGGTGGTAGGAGGGATAGGGGTCGATCTCCGCCCCGATCACGAACTCTCCCCGGGGAGTCTGGTTCACGTAGACGTGCAGATTGGCCGAAACGATGACCTTGTCCAGCAGGGGCTCCATGGGCTCGGTGACGCAGGCCTGTAGCGGGTGGCTGACGATGGGGAGCTCCACGCCCGCCATGGCCGCGATCAGGGAGCACCAGCCGGAAGTGGCGTTGACCACGGCGCCGGTCCGGATCGTCCCCCGATTCGTGTGGACGGTGGCTATCCTGCCCGCCTGGAGGCCCAGGTCCAGGACCTCGGTATGGGCATGGACCTCGACGCCGAGTTGGCTGGCCTGGTGGGCGTAGCCCCAGACCACGGCGTCGTGGCGGATGATTCCTCCCGGAGCGTGATACAGGGCGGCCATGATCGGATACCGGGGGGCGGAAGAGGTGTCGAGGGCCGGGACCATGCGCCTGATTTCGGCCGGGCCGATGATCCGGCTCCTGACCCCCATGATGCGGTTGGCTTCGGCCCGCACCCGGAGGCCGTTGACCGCGGCCTCGGTGTGGGCCAGCGTCAGGTGGCCCTGCTGCGAAAACAGCAGGTTGTAGTCCAGGTCGTCGGAGAGTTCCTCGTAGAGGGCCAGGCTCTCGGCGTAGAAGGGAATGGCTTCCGGGGTCCGGTAGTTGGCCCGGAGGATGGCCGTATTGCGTCCGCTGTTTCCCGATCCCAGGTAGCCTTTCTCCAGGACCGCCACGTCGGTGATCCCGCGGCGGGCCAGATAGTAGGCGGTGGCCAGTCCGTGCACGCCGGCGCCGATCACCACCACGTCGTAGCGGTCGCGGAGCCGATGCTCCTGCCACATGGGATCGAAGCGGAACAGGCGTGACACTCGCTACTCCTCCAGTCGCTTCCACCCGTCCAGACCGCAGGGACGGAGACCATGCTCCCTCCCCGCTTCCAGGACCATGTCCCAGAGATAGGCGCCGTACTCGGCGCTCACCAGGATCGGGTAAGTGGGCAACCCGCCCCGGTCCCAGCGGATCAGAAGAACCCGGACGCCCGCCATGGGCGCCGCGGCGCAGGTCCCGTGGGGGCGCGCCTCTTCTCTCAGGTCGAGGGTGGTGAGCTTGGCCAGGACGCGCCGGGACTCGGGTCCCCAAAGCGCCATCAGGGCGAGCCCGTCGGTTCGTTCCAGCAGGTGGAGACAGCCGTCTCCGTCTGCCCCGGACACCTGTCGATGCTCCGGCGGCCCGTCCTGGTAGAGGAACAAGGCCTCTCCGGGCGTCATGCGGCAGAGGCAGCCGGTCCGGGTGCCGGCCACGCGGCCCGGAGCCGGGACCTTCCCGGAAACGCCGGGCTCGAGATCGCGTTCCAGGTCACGGCCCCTGGCCTGCCATTTCCCGGTCCCGCTCAGGTCCGAGAGGACGACACTCGTGCTGCCGGCCTGAAACTCCGCTTCCGGGTCCCCGAAATGGCGGGCCCGAGCCCAACCGGATCCGGTTTCGAAGACGGCCCCCGCCTCCCGCAACCGGGCATGCATGGGGGATCGGCGGAGCGGATTCCAAGCGTCGGGCATGGTCAACTTCTCAACCTTGCGCCCTTCGGATCGTAGAAGGGCGCGGCGTGCACCTGTCCCGGGAGCAGAGAGCCTTCGTGACTGATCAGGATCGGCGATCCATCCGCCGCATCCTCTTCCGGGACCCAGGCCAATCCGATGCAGCGGTCCTGGTGGGGGATCCAGCGGGCGCTGGTGACGCGCCCCACCGGCTGCCGGTCACGGACCACGGCCGTCCCCTCGTGCACCCGCCGGGAGGTCACGAAACCGACCAGGCGGTTGTGCGCACCCTCCTTCATGGCTTTCCGGAGAGCCTGCCGGCCGATGAAATCCGGTTTGTCCATTTTCACCACCCAGCCCATGTTCGACTCGAATGGATTGCTCAGGGCGTCCGTGTCCTGACCCACGATGAAGTGCTTCTTTTCCAGCCTGAGGATCCTCTGGGCCTCGACGCCGAAGGGGGCGATCCCCTGATCGGCTCCCGCTTCCAGGAGAGTGTCCCAGAGATACGCCCCGTACGAGGCGGGAACGTGGATCTCCCAGCCGGTCTCGCCCACGAACCCGATCCGGAGCAGTCGCGCCGGCACGCCGGCCACCGTCGCCGTGCGGCAGCGCATGTAACGGAACGCCTGGTTGGAGAGATCCAGGCCGGTCAAACGGGAGAGGACCGTCCGGGCCCCGGGGCCGGCCAGATTGACGGCGGCAAAGCTAGCGGTGATTTCGGTGACGTGGGCACAGAAGCCGGACACCACCGCCCACCAGTCCATCCACTGCTCCACGAAGGAGATGTTGCCCGTGGTGGTGGTGATGTAGAAGTGGTCTTCGGCCAGGCGGCTGACGGTGCCGTCGTCCAGGATGATTCCATCCTCGCCGCAGAGGACCCCGTAGCGGATCCGCCCCGGCTTCAGGTTGGAGAAGTGGTGGGTGTAGACCAGGTCCAGCAGCTTGCCCGCGTCGCGGCCCTGGACCTCCAGTTTGCCCAGCGTGCTCACGTCGATGACCCCGACGCGCTCCCGAACCGCCCTCCATTCCTCCTCCGGGTTCCCGTAGCTGAAGGGGCGCATCCACTCCCCCATGGCCATCTGTTCGCCGCCGGCCGCTTCGTGCCGCTCGTGAAGCGGCGTCAGCTTGACCGGGTGGTGGTGGGGACCCGCCAGGACTCCCAAGGAGACGGGGGCGACCGGGGGACGCGACGTGGTCCTCCCGGTCTCGTGCAGGGTGCGCCCGGTCTCCCGGGCGCAGGCGCCGGCCAGGAGCATCTGGCACATCTTCCCCTGACAGGGGCCCATGGTGGCCGTGGTGTAGCGCTTGAGGAGCTCCATTTCGCGGAACCCCTCTTGGACCGCGTTGGCCACGTCCTTGTCCGTCACGTCCTCGCAGAGGCAGACGAAGGCCTTCTCTCCTCCCGGGCTCTGGCGGGGAAAGGGGATCTCCTCCCGGTCCTTCCCGGACCGCGCCTCCTCCCGCAGTTGCCGGTCCATCCGGTCGAGCCGTTCCAGTCGCCGGGCCGCCTCACCGTCCAGCGGACGAACGGCCGCCGCGGCCCTCAACCCGGCGGTCCGGCCCTGGCGGAGCAGGGATGGCAGGTCCCGTGCCCCTTCCAGGTGGCCCGCCGCGTGGACGTGCGCCGGAAGGGATGCGCAGACGTGCTGGTTGCTGCCGGTGTCGAAACGCGCCTTGCCCCCCTCCTGGCGCGGGAGTTCGATGGCCGGCGACCAGGGCGAGCAGAGGCAGACCAGGTCGCATTTATAGGTGGCCACCCGGTGCCGGTTCGAAACACCCCCAGCCGGGCCGACGGCCACTCTCAGCGCCTCGACTTTCCGCCTTCCCTGGGCCGCAACCGGATGGGATGCGCGGAGATGGTGCACGCCCAGATCGGCGAGGCGGCCGGCGGAGGGGCTTGCGGACGGATCGGAGCGCCGGTCCACCACCACCGACAGCTCGACCCCGGCATCGTGGAGCTCCAGCGCCAGCTCCAGACCTTCGTCGTCCGAGACCACCACCGCGGCGCGGGTCCCGGGCCGGACCCGGTACAGGTTCAGGAGTTTCCGGACCCCGGAGCCCAGCATCACGCCCGGCAGGTCGTTGCCGGCGAACAGGAGGGGATACTCATGGTTGCCCGTCGCCGCCACCAGTTGGTCGTACCGGAGATGGATGAGGCGATCTCCCCGGGCAATGCTGAGGAGCCGTCCCTCGTACGCGCCGAAGGCCAATGATCCGGTCAGGACCCGAATCCCGGGGTGGTCCAGGACCTTGCGGCTCCAGGTGCGGGCCAACTCGAAACCGGCAACCGAGGCTCCGGTGTCCGGATCGGCGACCGGGCCGGACCGGGACCGGAGCCGTCCCCCC
Above is a genomic segment from Acidobacteriota bacterium containing:
- a CDS encoding FAD-dependent oxidoreductase, encoding MSRLFRFDPMWQEHRLRDRYDVVVIGAGVHGLATAYYLARRGITDVAVLEKGYLGSGNSGRNTAILRANYRTPEAIPFYAESLALYEELSDDLDYNLLFSQQGHLTLAHTEAAVNGLRVRAEANRIMGVRSRIIGPAEIRRMVPALDTSSAPRYPIMAALYHAPGGIIRHDAVVWGYAHQASQLGVEVHAHTEVLDLGLQAGRIATVHTNRGTIRTGAVVNATSGWCSLIAAMAGVELPIVSHPLQACVTEPMEPLLDKVIVSANLHVYVNQTPRGEFVIGAEIDPYPSYHLGSTLPTLKSMAFHALELFPDLHQVKVLRQWGGICDMTPDYSPIIDEHPEVGGFFMDVGWGTYGFKAGPAGGKCLAELIATGRTPELIKAFCLTRFHENRLVGEKASAAVSH
- the glnT gene encoding type III glutamate--ammonia ligase, yielding MSGLEETRRLVDAGELEFFLCSFVEMGGMPKAKLVPAKRIDDMAAGSAGFAGFAAGNMGQGPHDTDMIAIPDFSSVTRILWRPNLAWVASNIQVDEKPWPYCPRTILQNNLEQARQKGYVLKVGVEPEFMLLRRGEDGGYAPFDPLDRLDKPCYDLTALNRSLDLMTTLVRYLDQMGWGPYANDHEDANCQFEINWTYSDALRTADRHTFYRWMVKALAEERGLTATFMPKPFSHLTGNGAHFHISLWDAETDENLFLDESDENGLSQLAYHFIGGLKKHARAVTAVTAPIVNSYKRLIRGAPRSGATWAPVFVTYGASNRTQMIRIPDAGRIENRTVDGATNPYLAASVMLAAGLDGIEHELPAGTRNDRNLYEVPREQLRAEGIDLLPENLSDAIDALEQDPVVLGALGSPYGEYYVQMKREEWKAYHDSVSQWEVDRYLGQF
- a CDS encoding 2Fe-2S iron-sulfur cluster-binding protein gives rise to the protein MRRLDPKPGELLDRGRRISFRFDGKTCEAHPGDTVASALLASGVSIFSRSFKYHRPRGLLCVSGNCPNCLMNVNGTPNVRTCMQPVRDGDEVKSQHCWPSPRWDLLSLIERLDALMPVGFYYKTLIRPRLMWRLAEPVIRRLAGLGSLKHSNGKPSHYEHQHQHTEVAVAGGGAAGMAAALAAADSGAQVVLVESESELGGRLRSRSGPVADPDTGASVAGFELARTWSRKVLDHPGIRVLTGSLAFGAYEGRLLSIARGDRLIHLRYDQLVAATGNHEYPLLFAGNDLPGVMLGSGVRKLLNLYRVRPGTRAAVVVSDDEGLELALELHDAGVELSVVVDRRSDPSASPSAGRLADLGVHHLRASHPVAAQGRRKVEALRVAVGPAGGVSNRHRVATYKCDLVCLCSPWSPAIELPRQEGGKARFDTGSNQHVCASLPAHVHAAGHLEGARDLPSLLRQGRTAGLRAAAAVRPLDGEAARRLERLDRMDRQLREEARSGKDREEIPFPRQSPGGEKAFVCLCEDVTDKDVANAVQEGFREMELLKRYTTATMGPCQGKMCQMLLAGACARETGRTLHETGRTTSRPPVAPVSLGVLAGPHHHPVKLTPLHERHEAAGGEQMAMGEWMRPFSYGNPEEEWRAVRERVGVIDVSTLGKLEVQGRDAGKLLDLVYTHHFSNLKPGRIRYGVLCGEDGIILDDGTVSRLAEDHFYITTTTGNISFVEQWMDWWAVVSGFCAHVTEITASFAAVNLAGPGARTVLSRLTGLDLSNQAFRYMRCRTATVAGVPARLLRIGFVGETGWEIHVPASYGAYLWDTLLEAGADQGIAPFGVEAQRILRLEKKHFIVGQDTDALSNPFESNMGWVVKMDKPDFIGRQALRKAMKEGAHNRLVGFVTSRRVHEGTAVVRDRQPVGRVTSARWIPHQDRCIGLAWVPEEDAADGSPILISHEGSLLPGQVHAAPFYDPKGARLRS